Proteins from a genomic interval of Labrus mixtus chromosome 24, fLabMix1.1, whole genome shotgun sequence:
- the LOC132959777 gene encoding insulin receptor substrate 2-A-like, translated as MNETAEEPSRSANQRGSLPASSSPLSSPTRTWLPVDPWMNTFRMHQDSLDHHVRMQSSPPSPFYEELFCNSRSLSPLAPLAGALMSSTSGPQSDVVKQGYLGNLKCIHRRYYVLRGGSHIGPSRLEWYKSQEKFTAVEKSAGKTALFGSNKQGLIYLRCCLGVSRVSSPRKGQTVTLYAKDQTVVLVVEDQCEQEEWYQAIKKLMEEERKDEENGERFDEEDDGYCTLPPAAFFKEVWPVTVKPHNLGGSKSLAGESRLCLTATSLILIRVGSCSDLPSVTIPLLSVRRFGHLDGSFFLELGRSAPNGPGEIWMEARDQGNSAGAQQIHEVVRDTVKALRALPDFSRSPTSNHNQLHLASKRCRPKYRDKAVTVRPLGFRFTLPPTTPELSSSPLQSRSALRNLDEAEPDSSLGSTSPLRSHQSSTLETSSYMDMKMDRHPPENKVRGNDCERVTMVTGSPRTAAASGMENLEPGEEDEEEQGLGYMMMSPQVGSSSLKLPQDDYVTMASPHKHNLPAYTSSFLFFCSSFSDSCSPVHLSCHKTSEHSPPNWPFTSVRYFETEADQSQRSISCFSQPQDESGQEQKSADYEQLPSRTRITSTPVKNENGSGIIAPFPTSELGSPRPVQASPNPGRGGCSPLQAATYRSTRRSRLSLCLPSCFQAEDRP; from the exons atgaatgaaactgCAGAGGAGCCCAGCAGGAGTGCAAACCAACGGGGATCTCTACCTGCCTCGAGCTCCCCGCTGTCGTCTCCTACCCGAACCTGGCTGCCAGTCGACCCTTGGATGAATACTTTCAGAATGCATCAGGATTCTCTGGACCATCATGTCAGGATGCAGTCGagtcctccctctcctttctaCGAGGAGCTCTTCTGTAACAGTCGGAGCCTCAGCCCTCTGGCCCCTCTTGCAGGGGCCCTCATGAGCAGCACCTCAGGGCCCCAGAGCGATGTGGTTAAACAAGGTTACCTCGGGAACTTGAAGTGCATCCACCGAAGATATTATGTCCTGAGAGGAGGAAGTCACATTGGGCCGAGCCGACTCGAGTGGTACAAGAGCCAGGAGAAGTTCACAGCCGTTGAGAAGTCTGCTGGAAAGACTGCACTGTTTGGGTCAAACAAGCAAGG GCTGATTTACCTGAGGTGCTGTCTCGGTGTGAGCCGGGTCAGCAGTCCCAGAAAAGGCCAAACGGTGACGCTGTATGCCAAGGATCAGACTGTGGTGCTGGTGGTGGAGGACCAGTGCGAGCAGGAAGAGTGGTATCAGGCGATAAAGAAACTGATGGAGGAGGAACGCAAGGATGAGGAGAACGGAGAGCGTTTTGACGAGGAGGATGACGGCTACTGCACTTTGCCTCCTGCTGCTTTCTTCAAAGAG GTTTGGCCCGTCACAGTGAAGCCTCACAATCTGGGCGGTTCAAAATCCCTGGCAGGGGAGAGCCGGCTCTGTCTTACAGCTACGTCCCTCATCCTGATCAGAGTGGGCTCGTGCAGTGATTTACCGTCGGTTACAATACCGTTACTGAGCGTTCGGCGCTTTGGTCACTTGGACGGCTCTTTCTTTTTGGAGCTCGGGAGGTCGGCACCAAACGGCCCGGGAGAGATCTGGATGGAAGCAAGAGACCAAG GGAACTCGGCAGGAGCGCAGCAGATTCACGAGGTGGTCCGTGACACAGTGAAAGCCCTACGAGCTCTACCTGACTTCAGCAGGTCTCCCACCTCTAATCACAATCAGCTTCATCTGGCCTCAAAACGCTGCCGACCCAAATACAGGGACAAAGCAGTGACTGTGAGACCGCTTGGTTTCCGCTTTACCCTGCCTCCTACAACCCCTGAATTGTCATCAAGTCCATTACAAAGCCGCTCGGCGCTCCGAAACCTGGACGAAGCTGAGCCTGATTCATCTCTCGGCTCCACTTCACCTCTAAGATCGCATCAAAGCTCAACACTTGAAACCAGCAGCTACATGGACATGAAGATGGACCGGCATCCTCCAGAGAACAAAGTGAGAGGAAACGACTGTGAAAGAGTCACCATGGTGACCGGGAGCCCCCGCACTGCTGCGGCCAGCGGGATGGAGAACTTGGAGCCAGGtgaagaagacgaggaggagcagggtcTGGGGtacatgatgatgtcaccacAGGTGGGCTCCAGTTCATTGAAGCTGCCTCAGGATGACTATGTTACCATGGCGAGCCCACATAAACACAACCTGCCTGCCTACACTTCTTCT tttctcttcttctgcagttccTTCTCTGACAGCTGCTCCCCTGTGCACCTGTCTTGTCATAAGACCAGTGAGCACAGTCCGCCAAACTGGCCGTTTACCTCCGTCCGATACTTTGAAACCGAAGctgaccaatcacagaggaGCATCAGCTGCTTTAGCCAACCGCAGGATGAGTCAGGGCAGGAACAGAAATCGGCAGATTACGAACAACTCCCTTCAAGGACCCGGATCACGTCGACACCTGTGAAGAATGAAAATGGATCTGGCATCATAGCGCCTTTTCCCACAAGCGAGCTAGGCTCTCCCAGGCCAGTTCAGGCTAGTCCAAACCCAGGAAGAGGCGGGTGTAGTCCGCTCCAAGCTGCAACATATCGATCCACCAGAAGATCCCggctgtctttgtgtctgcCTTCTTGCTTTCAAGCTGAGGACAGACCCTGA